A genome region from Trichoderma asperellum chromosome 7, complete sequence includes the following:
- a CDS encoding uncharacterized protein (EggNog:ENOG41), producing the protein MDSLQDRISILLDWAASHHATLHPSAEVYDDAETGLSFRVKPSSASSISPYEPIVSLPTNLSLSYANALQPTPAFPREFLSKTKPHVIGRLFLIKELLRGEESFWYPYIQALPQPEDVDDWALPPFWPEEEAELLEGTNVEIGLDKIRNDLKREFRDAKALLLASQKDAEDDFSELLTKELYNWAYCIFSSRSFRASLVMSEAQQQSLPEDVSVDDFSVLLPLFDIGNHDMTVDVKWELAAAEGAKDRNSGASCQLKVGREHRPGQQIFNNYSPKTNAELLLGYGFMLPVTDELHNDYIHVRKRTAPSAPLPANPQSGSSVPEEYLISLRPITDPSSLLAVSKQSLLINPPALGLLGAFKHVQHDMVWDILMTLLQHSSIPLIKLIPLNSNTFPSEEEAVRQRQERFFSGHVNDECQEYLEQTVAIIQHKVLQELERLNETDMEVVGDDVELLSPNQRLALEYRERCRRVLENTLATMGEDEMMQYDD; encoded by the coding sequence ATGGACTCGCTCCAGGACCGCATCTCTATCCTCCTGGACTGGGCAGCTTCTCACCACGCAACGCTGCACCCCTCGGCCGAAGTCTACGACGACGCTGAAACCGGCCTCTCGTTCCGCGTCAAGCCCTCCTCAGCATCGTCCATCTCGCCCTACGAGCCCATCGTCAGCTTACCGACGAATCTGTCCCTCTCCTATGCAAACGCCCTGCAGCCAACGCCCGCCTTTCCCAGGGAGTTCCTCTCAAAAACGAAGCCGCATGTCATTGGCCGgctcttcctcatcaaggAGCTGCTCAGGGGCGAGGAGTCCTTCTGGTACCCCTATATCCAGGCACTGCCGCAGCCGGAGGACGTTGACGACTGGGCGCTGCCGCCGTTCTGgcccgaggaggaggccgagctgctggagggCACAAACGTCGAGATTGGGCTGGACAAGATCCGCAATGACCTGAAGAGAGAGTTTCGAGATGCCAAAGCCCTGCTGCTTGCGTCGCAAAAGGATGCCGAGGACGACTTCAGCGAACTGTTGACCAAGGAACTGTACAACTGGGCGTACTGCATCTTTTCAAGCCGCTCCTTCAGGGCCTCGCTTGTCATGTCCGaggcgcagcagcagtccCTTCCGGAAGACGTATCGGTCGACGACTTTTCAGTGCTGCTCCCGCTGTTTGACATTGGAAACCATGACATGACGGTGGACGTGAAATGGGAGCTTGCGGCTGCGGAGGGTGCAAAGGATCGGAATTCAGGGGCTTCGTGCCAGCTCAAGGTTGGCCGGGAGCACAGGCCGGGGCAGCAAATCTTCAACAACTACAGCCCCAAAACCAACGCCGAGCTCCTCCTGGGATACGGCTTCATGCTCCCCGTCACGGATGAGCTGCACAACGACTATATTCACGTTCGGAAGCGCACTGCTCCGTCGGCCCCTTTGCCTGCAAATCCCCAGTCCGGCAGCAGCGTGCCCGAGGAGTATCTCATCTCTCTACGGCCTATAACCGATCCGTCTTCCTTGCTCGCCGTCTCCAAGCAATCACTTCTCATCAACCCTCCGGCGCTTGGACTCCTCGGAGCCTTCAAGCACGTGCAGCACGACATGGTCTGGGATATCCTCATGACGCTCCTTCAGCACTCTTCCATACCGCTCATCAAGCTCATCCCGCTCAACTCCAACACGTTCCCatcggaggaggaggcagtGAGGCAGCGCCAAGAGAGATTCTTCTCCGGCCACGTCAACGACGAGTGCCAGGAATATCTGGAACAGACCGTGGCCATTATCCAGCACAAGGTGctgcaggagctggagaggctAAACGAGACGGACATGGAGGTTGTGGGAGACGATGTGGAGCTGCTGTCGCCGAATCAACGGCTGGCTTTGGAATATAGGGAGCGATGCCGACGGGTGCTGGAGAATACGCTGGCGACGATGGGAGAGGATGAGATGATGCAATATGACGATTGA
- a CDS encoding uncharacterized protein (TransMembrane:12 (i214-235o241-261i294-317o323-344i356-377o404-424i444-463o483-507i542-562o568-593i614-637o643-665i)) has protein sequence MIQVFERIPDSTLNLVYRCPNRQHEIQTPTVESYTQKLVSKAELRILGISSPPSFLSLASIQLLSCKVQAEDRERRLEAAVEDRLQSKLQKNNKRVISLCQGMTSGNRASASKASTPPNAMSPLIDRSEGGGGNGGGGGGGGYNTTPSNYTYGKDNSDIKVTATPDNAIDIEQQVSSHLMDDNDPVKGLGDLDGDLVTATEERDLKRGLKERHLTMLGIAGAIGTGLFLGLGSAVQTGGPLGALLGYGTVGLVVSAVQFALGEVSALLPVTGSFVRHAEVLVDPALGFAVGWNLVYGNLLSIPSEITAICVLFAYWLPDLNPSVWIILFIILTAVVGFSGIRWFGEVEAFFATLKILMVVFLIIFGLVIDLGGIPGVKPTYFRFWRDPGPFVEYIATGSWGKFLGYWSVMTGAVFSFAGVESLAMAGAETANPRRAIPRACRNVFIRIILFYMLAILIVGMIVSSDDDRLNDASGTAAQSPFVIAVSAAGYPAVPSVINAIVITSAWSSSNQALLSGTRVLYGLALKRQAPRVFLRTTSWGVPYVATALYILFSFLAFMSLSNGALTAFYWLMDLVGAGVLVSWICIVLNHVRLRMALKVQGIPYTRLPWHNSWTLYSSSAALFMCSIILLTNGFYVFTKGNWSASGFVSAYLDIPLVLAAYLIWKFYKKTKIVSLKEIPLEEALMQAELKDALGSS, from the exons ATGATTCAAGTGTTTGAAAGAATCCCAGACTCAACCCTCAACCTGGTGTATAGATGCCCAAACAGGCAACACGAAATTCAAACACCCACTGTGGAGAGCTACACACAAAAATTGG TCAGTAAAGCAGAGCTGAGGATTTTGGGAATATCCTCCCCCCCCTCCTTTCTTAGTCTTGCTTCAATTCAACTACTTTCTTGCAAGGTTCAAGCTGAGgacagagaaagaaggctTGAAGCAGCTGTTGAAGACAGACTGCAAAGCAAATTACAGAAGAATAACAAAAGAGTTATCAGCCTTTGCCAGGGTATGACGAGTGGAAACCGAGCATCTGCTTCCAAAGCTTCAACACCACCAAACGCAATGTCGCCGCTCATCGATCGATCTgaaggcggaggaggcaacggaggaggaggaggaggaggaggctacAACACAACACCGTCAAACTACACCTACGGCAAAGACAACTCAGACATCAAAGTCACCGCCACGCCCGACAACGCCATCGACATCGAGCAGCAAGTCTCGTCCCACCTCATGGACGACAACGACCCCGTCAAGGGCCTCGGCGACCTCGACGGCGACCTCGTCACCGCCACCGAAGAGCGCGACCTCAAGCGCGGCCTCAAGGAGCGCCACCTGACCATGCTGGGCATCGCCGGCGCCATCGGCACGGGTCTGTTCCTGGGCCTCGGCAGCGCCGTCCAGACGGGAGGCCCGCTGGGAGCGCTGCTGGGCTACGGCACCGTTGGCTTGGTGGTGAGCGCCGTGCAGTTTGCGCTGGGCGAGGTgtcggcgctgctgcccGTGACGGGGTCGTTTGTGCGGCACGCCGAGGTGCTGGTCGACCCGGCGCTGGGCTTCGCCGTCGGCTGGAACCTGGTGTACGGCAACCTGCTGTCGATCCCGAGCGAGATCACGGCCATTTGCGTGCTGTTTGCGTACTGGCTGCCGGACCTCAACCCCAGCGTGTggatcatcctcttcatcatcctgaCGGCCGTCGTGGGCTTCTCCGGCATCCGCTGGTTCGGCGAGGTCGAGGCCTTCTTCGCCACGCTCAAGATCCTCATGGTGGTgttcctcatcatcttcgggCTGGTCATCGACCTCGGCGGCATCCCCGGCGTGAAGCCGACCTACTTCCGCTTCTGGAGGGACCCGGGCCCGTTTGTCGAGTACATCGCCACGGGCAGCTGGGGCAAGTTCCTGGGCTACTGGAGCGTCATGACCGGcgccgtcttctcctttgccGGCGTGGAGTCGCTGGCCATGGCGGGTGCCGAGACGGCGAACCCGCGGCGGGCGATCCCCCGGGCGTGCCGCAACGTCTTCATCcgcatcatcctcttctacATGCTGGCCATTCTGATTGTCGGCATGATTGTCAGCTCCGACGACGACCGGCTCAACGACGCGTCCGGCACCGCGGCGCAGAGCCCCTTTGTCATCGCCGTCTCGGCCGCGGGATACCCCGCCGTGCCGTCCGTCATcaacgccatcgtcatcacgtCGGCCTGGTCGTCGTCGAACCAGGCGCTGCTGTCCGGCACGCGCGTGCTGTACGGCCTGGCGCTGAAGAGACAGGCGCCGCGGGTGTTTCTGCGCACGACGTCGTGGGGTGTTCCGTACGTGGCCACGGCGCTGTACATTCTGTTCTCGTTCCTGGCGTTTATGAGCCTGAGCAACGGGGCCTTGACGGCGTTTTACTGGCTGATGGACCTGGTGGGCGCGGGCGTCTTGGTGAGCTGGATCTGCATCGTGCTGAACCATGTGCGGCTGCGGATGGCGTTGAAGGTGCAGGGGATTCCGTATACGCGGCTGCCGTGGCACAACAGCTGGACAT TGTACAGCTCGTCTGCCGCGCTCTTCATGTGCAGCATCATCCTGCTGACCAACGGCTTCTACGTCTTTACAAAGGGCAACTGGAGCGCCAGTGGCTTTGTCTCTGCGTATTT GGACATTCCGCTGGTGTTGGCAGCATACCTGATATGGAAGTTTtacaaaaagacaaagattgTCTCGCTCAAGGAGATTCCTCTCGAAGAGGCGCTAATGCAGGCCGAACTGAAGGATGCGTTGGGTAGTTCTtga
- a CDS encoding uncharacterized protein (EggNog:ENOG41): protein MPGAAADAADAGADAEAAPAPAPAPAPVEGRGIVDSHSSNTSNSNDESPDADGSSSTGTTIREAPASEPVPVQAIAQGQAQAPAPAQEASVPASAPAAAPLSPLSTSSTATSPASPTFLSVAGRVSTPLSLFVDSAPSSGGKQGKKLPTTSSPTSPSSESAAAIRQRYLAMSSPTAASAIAPRAAGQESRLSIAGTAAAEATERMRRGLRVDEAETEAEVGEEEEEEVDEAGWKEKSTGTGTAGPPLPWSPSANHGGSSSYSNNASSSSSAAAAAAAPVSLNRSSNNKHDTSRGIISAPLPQSPDDARATPGRHERPSNYGRDSDIASAAISTTVWSPASASSSSQPGLLRRSPAEDPPLHTGSVQPGTKLAHPKPILHIATDAEARNHHHSDLLTRSASTISNVAHLEATAERLSMTSSIDDAIRELHGELKRSDSRRSSILAARAASADEHSASSRLRRYPSNASSSAAAAARQKGYSPAAARRMIEQDAVGGPHMDDFQEMLEGGFRSHRASNLVLVNPDLPPDHYDEADRPMTANSTNTFQVAQEAFDDFDGAHCETDTEDERFATADMGSRLQKRERLPDMPLHHQQQQEQYQLQQQYQAPPPGQLPPHPPVAQEDTSQLRTPQQRSSGEFVRPQSYFDPQSGQQMLYYPARVPAMLNLPPKLSNKPKAADRNQRRSQLLSAMMQPKENKRKSIVPDLEQIALPDPLSGHRNSFAALSVADKLDDGDDDTATTPTPYFVEGSVPQSRDVSAPPSLEDLRRPQRLSKNDADKRKSNMDKLGTLPPHLRASVFFEQPSEIPEIEVKDGSAMATLDSILDASATAPVSAFTDHLYAGKLGNEVYGQEKKKENKKKAAAAKHKSQQLSTNTLGDASSKGSTIRLLTKRSKSSLLGIEANESEAGPSGAHDDSHDGADEEDEEEARREEEEPEEGIFEGMPTTLLGEIHLRKQRQKERVLNQGNMVPQRMRATLLEMDAVAEMQRKQRLKGRVNLAWEDQNVPAEQHLSDDEDVPLAVIAAMHDGAKNVLDLERPIGLMEAREMEENEPLSQRAARLQGRASAAFTAAKRQSNLSLGPTRMAEVQPAAGSPRIITPDGAIDDDARTTITATAASASAEPLAEEIEEETLGARKRRLAESTLPRARPVSNAFSAELLSQFGDLEEPKDKEGDKSPNPEDETLGQRRRRLQAEREARAREMSYGNLTGERLAAYGNLTGEQANRLSRRVSMADMLSVHQLAEDPRIADQRRQQEEQMRIAEQNARMAAMRAQMPTALALPGNARAGGFKGGLYNDGTGGLGIEAASRSTVALNTLHSRSFTNTGPRNHRATMMMPPQTAYGMQQSYSTLTGFHGAGMNQMANNPMYSNARNLYNSNGVIQLGTGMALPNGSLDRVERWRQGVFP from the exons ATGccaggagctgctgcagacgcTGCAGACGCTGGCGCGGATGCTGAAgctgcaccagcaccagcaccagcaccagcaccggtTGAGGGCAGAGGCATTGTGGACAGCCACAGCAGTAACACGAGCAATAGTAATGACGAGAGCCCTGACGccgacggcagcagcagcacaggcaCCACCATAAGAGAAGCGCCAGCATCAGAACCAGTACCAGTACAAGCAATAGCACAGggacaagcacaagcaccagcaccggcgCAAGAAGCATCAGTGCCGGCATCTGCACCGGCCGCAGCACCTCTTTCGCCACTCTCGACGTCGTCGACGGCAACGAGTCCCGCGTCGCCGACGTTCCTTTCCGTCGCCGGCCGAGTCAGCACGCCTCTGAGCCTGTTTGTGGACTCTGCgcccagcagcggcggcaagcagggcaagaagctgccTACGACATCGTCTCCAACATCTCCCAGTTCTGAGTCTGCCGCAGCAATTCGGCAGCGCTATCTGGCCATGTCGTCGCCCACAGCCGCTTCTGCCATTGCGCCTCGTGCAGCCGGCCAAGAGTCACGGCTGTCAATCGCAGGAACCGCAGCGGCAGAGGCAACAGAGAGGATGCGACGGGGGCTGCGGGTGGACGAGGCAGAAACCGAGGCAGAGgtgggagaggaagaagaagaagaagtagacgAGGCGGgctggaaagaaaaaagcacgggcacaggcacagcaggGCCGCCGCTGCCGTGGTCCCCCAGCGCAAATcacggcggcagcagcagctattcCAAtaatgcttcttcttcttcttcagctgctgctgctgctgctgctcctgttTCTCTTAATagaagcagcaataataagcATGACACCTCCAGAGGCATCATTTCCGCGCCCCTGCCCCAGAGCCCCGACGACGCACGCGCCACGCCCGGCCGACACGAGCGCCCCTCAAATTATGGCCGGGATTCGGATATTGCCAGCGCTGCAATTAGCACCACCGTCTGGTcccctgcatctgcatcgtcGTCCTCACAGCCAGGCCTGCTGCGCCGCTCGCCTGCCGAAGATCCTCCATTGCATACGGGCAGCGTGCAGCCGGGCACCAAGCTGGCCCATCCAAAGCCCATCCTGCACATTGCAACCGACGCCGAGGCCAgaaaccaccaccactcgGATCTGCTCACGCGATCTGCGTCCACCATCAGCAACGTCGCCCATCTCGAGGCCACCGCCGAGCGCCTGTCCATGACCAGCTCCATCGACGATGCCATCCGCGAACTGCACGGCGAACTGAAACGAAGCGACAGCAGACGATCGTCCATCCTCGCCGCCCGCGCAGCCTCTGCCGACGAGCACTCGGCCTCCTCACGCCTGCGCCGATACCCGTCCAACGCATCCtcatccgccgccgccgccgcccgcCAAAAGGGCTACTCTCCCGCTGC CGCCAGGAGAATGATTGAACAAGACGCCGTTGGCGGTCCGCACATGGACGACTTCCAAGAGATGCTGGAAGGAGGCTTCCGGAGCCACAGGGCTTCGAATCTCGTCTTGGTCAACCCAGACCTGCCTCCCGATCACTACGACGAAGCCGACAGGCCCATGACGGCCAACTCCACAAATACTTTCCAGGTGGCCCAGGAAGCCTTTGACGACTTTGACGGCGCTCACTGCGAGACGGATACGGAAGATGAGCGTTTCGCTACGGCCGACATGGGGTCACGCTtgcagaagcgagagaggCTGCCGGATATGCcgcttcatcatcaacaacaacaggaGCAAtaccagctccagcagcagtaccAGGCACCTCCACCAGGCCAGCTGCCCCCTCATCCTCCTGTCGCCCAGGAAGACACTTCCCAACTACGCACCCCTCAGCAACGGTCTTCCGGAGAGTTCGTGAGACCGCAATCCTACTTTGATCCCCAATCCGGCCAGCAGATGCTGTACTACCCAGCTCGTGTTCCGGCCATGCTTAACCTACCCCCTAAGCTATCCAACAAGCCCAAGGCTGCTGATCGAAACCAGCGACGCTCGCAGCTCCTGAGTGCCATGATGCAGCCCAAGGAGAATAAGAGAAAGTCCATCGTCCCCGACTTGGAGCAGATTGCTCTGCCTGACCCTCTGAGTGGGCACCGCAACTCCTTTGCTGCCCTCTCGGTGGCAGACAAGCTGGACGACGGTGATGACGACACTGCCACTACTCCTACGCCATATTTCGTAGAGGGATCCGTCCCTCAGTCTAGGGATGTATCTGCACCACCCTCTCTAGAGGACCTTCGCCGTCCTCAGCGGCTATCTAAGAATGATGCCGACAAGCGCAAGTCAAACATGGACAAACTGGGCACCCTTCCCCCGCATCTCCGAGCCAGCGTGTTTTTCGAGCAGCCCTCTGAGATCCCCGAGATTGAGGTCAAGGACGGATCGGCCATGGCTACCCTCGATAGCATTCTCGATGCCTCAGCGACCGCTCCCGTCAGTGCCTTTACCGACCATTTGTATGCCGGCAAGCTGGGCAATGAGGTATATGgtcaggagaagaagaaagaaaacaagaagaaggcggcggcggcgaagcACAAGTCACAACAACTTTCTACAAACACTCTTGGTGACGCGTCATCCAAGGGGTCAACCATTAGGTTGCTCACTAAACGAAGCAAGAGCAGCTTGCTAGGAATAGAGGCCAACGAATCTGAAGCTGGCCCTAGTGGAGCTCACGACGACAGCCACGATGGagctgacgaagaagacgaagaagaagcaagaagagaagaggaggaaccTGAAGAAGGCATCTTTGAGGGGATGCCCACGACACTTCTTGGCGAGATTCATCTTCGAAAGCAACGACAAAAGGAGCGAGTGCTCAACCAGGGCAACATGGTGCCCCAACGAATGCGCGCCACTCTcctggagatggatgctgtCGCCGAGATGCAGCGGAAGCAGCGCCTCAAGGGCCGCGTGAACCTTGCCTGGGAGGACCAAAATGTCCCTGCAGAGCAGCACCTAtcggatgacgaagacgtGCCCCTGGCTGTCATTGCCGCAATGCACGACGGTGCCAAGAATGTGCTCGATCTCGAACGCCCTATTGGACTGATGGAGGCTCGCGAGATGGAGGAAAACGAACCCCTGAGCCAGCGCGCCGCTCGTCTGCAGGGCCgagcctctgctgcctttaCCGCTGCCAAGCGCCAGAGCAACCTGAGTTTGGGCCCTACGCGCATGGCAGAGGTACAGCCTGCAGCTGGTTCGCCTCGCATCATTACGCCGGACGGAGCTATTGATGACGATGCGCGCACCACCATCACTGCAacagctgcatctgcatctgcagaGCCGCTTGcagaggagattgaggaaGAGACTCTTGGAGCCAGAAAGCGACGCCTGGCAGAATCGACACTGCCCAGGGCTCGCCCCGTCAGCAACGCGTTTTCCGCGGAGCTCCTGAGCCAGTTTGGCGATCTCGAAGAACCCAAGGACAAGGAAGGAGACAAATCGCCCAACCCAGAGGACGAGACCCTgggccagcgccgccgccgactgCAGGCTGAACGCGAGGCTCGCGCAAGGGAGATGAGCTATGGCAACCTGACGGGCGAGCGACTGGCGGCTTATGGTAACCTGACAGGTGAACAGGCCAATAGGCTTTCTCGCCGTGTGAGCATGGCCGATATGCTTTCCGTGCACCAGCTAGCCGAAGATCCTCGCATTGCGGACCAACGACGCCAACAAGAAGAGCAGATGAGAATCGCCGAACAGAACGCCAGGATGGCTGCCATGAGGGCTCAGATGCCCACTGCCCTGGCGCTCCCGGGCAACGCTCGCGCGGGAGGCTTCAAGGGAGGCTTGTACAATGACGGAACGGGCGGTCTCGGCATCGAGGCGGCGTCCAGATCGACGGTTGCTCTCAATACGCTGCACAGCCGGAGCTTCACCAACACCGGTCCTAGAAATCATCGGGCTACCATGATGATGCCACCTCAAACTGCCTATGGCATGCAGCAGTCGTACAGCACGCTGACTGGCTTTCACGGGGCTGGCATGAACCAGATGGCTAATAATCCGATGTATAGCAACGCTCGCAATTTATACAACTCCAACGGGGTTATTCAGCTGGGCACGGGGATGGCTCTGCCGAATGGCAGCTTGGACCGAGTTGAGAGGTGGCGACAGGGTGTTTTCCCTTAG
- a CDS encoding uncharacterized protein (EggNog:ENOG41), which yields MDINMSNPDPPRRRFVPVPIETSFQSYRKNVYDYTSQHRIGPNPELTPEPSPRSPEAQFNLGAAQDNSEPHERRRFAPQLIETSRRSRRVGEQGPATKPADKTDITPYTNHIYSAKSKSNRRQQGHAGGEEEIQRHVQKRPSPPTRRETEEEGVQEYLLELAAKEVARQIEEVALAAFPNSRPREGGVAHFYFREGSSDSENSPEASPPDEDAGQHRLRRKSSNLGLNWWHKHMQEHALRLEQERGGDRMDVDNEEAVVMEEEEDKDKDKAAAAAAPVAAAADSPIIRSDSDLDKMELPSPPDLMWTTTKPLSPTDDRRDSAAEMQLALAEANRHAAQAQTSSAQAVPPALGQGAPGEPHPPVSQQVPGRQEPSASPFGRPFGAFRLPPDQDPKLLKLRQGPSPPMLGKDLVFRRCPSPKFTTLEPEDPLEAHMIEDQARDLPGQAGLWRGYCCRSESTGGFIVPPELHNPKMIETPITANFPGHDVVDASVLSEEPVSIFSHSGYASSGLTSSNSGGLWGGATHQHANGGAEELSGLKERLQREKANAERDDKILQEFDGGFVTQVYNYLSLGYPAMARGFDEELSRISHIGIDQLRRDDAKQMAKGHMVEVRVDESAPEEERCPRWVALRSYITEWARQHPDLDNLDPLAWGVRERRGSWAI from the coding sequence ATGGACATCAACATGTCCAACCCGGATCCGCCGCGGCGGCGCTTCGTCCCTGTTCCGATCGAAACGTCGTTTCAGTCTTATCGTAAGAACGTCTACGACTACACGTCGCAGCACAGGATAGGGCCCAATCCAGAGTTGACCCCGGAGCCATCACCGCGATCTCCCGAGGCGCAATTCAATCTCGGAGCGGCGCAGGACAACAGCGAGCCGCATGAGAGGCGGCGCTTTGCCCCTCAGCTGATTGAGACGTCCAGACGGTCAAGAAGAGTTGGCGAACAAGGGCCCGCCACCAAGCCTGCGGACAAGACAGACATTACACCCTATACAAACCACATTTATTCTGCGAAATCGAAATCAAATCGAAGACAACAGGGACACGCCGGTGGCGAGGAAGAAATTCAGCGCCATGTCCAAAAACGCCCATCGCCGCCCACGCGGCGGGagacagaggaagagggagtcCAGGAATATCTCTTGGAGCTGGCAGCAAAAGAAGTCGCGCGGCAGATAGAAGAGGTCGCCCTTGCAGCTTTCCCCAACAGCCGCCCCCGCGAAGGTGGCGTGGCCCATTTCTACTTTCGGGAGGGCTCATCTGACAGCGAGAACTCTCCCGAAGCCTCTCCCCCGGATGAGGACGCCGGCCAGCATAGGCTCAGGCGTAAATCGTCGAACCTAGGGCTGAATTGGTGGCACAAGCATATGCAGGAGCATGCGCTGCGCCTGGAGCAGGAGCGAGGAGGAGATCGGATGGATGTGGACAATGAAGAGGCTGTCGtcatggaggaggaggaggataaGGATAAGGataaggctgctgctgctgctgctcctgtcgctgctgcagcagacagCCCCATCATCCGGTCTGACTCTGATCTGGACAAGATGGAGCTGCCGTCCCCTCCCGATCTCATGTGGACAACCACCAAGCCACTCTCGCCTACCGATGACCGGCGAGATTCGGCGGCTGAGAtgcagctggcgctggcagaGGCCAATCGCCATGCAGCCCAAGCGCAAACCTCATCCGCTCAGGCGGTTCCTCCAGCCCTTGGCCAAGGCGCGCCGGGCGAGCCCCACCCTCCCGTGTCTCAGCAGGTCCCCGGCCGCCAGGAACCCAGTGCCAGTCCCTTCGGCAGGCCGTTTGGCGCTTTCCGACTTCCGCCCGATCAGGACCCTAAGCTTCTTAAGTTGCGCCAGGGCCCCTCCCCTCCTATGCTCGGCAAGGACCTCGTCTTTCGACGATGCCCCTCTCCCAAGTTCACCACGCTCGAGCCCGAAGACCCCCTTGAGGCGCACATGATTGAGGACCAAGCTCGGGATCTGCCGGGCCAGGCCGGGCTTTGGAGGGGGTACTGCTGCAGGTCGGAATCAACCGGAGGCTTCATCGTGCCCCCCGAGTTGCACAACCCCAAGATGATTGAGACGCCCATTACCGCAAACTTTCCCGGCCATGATGTCGTCGACGCCAGCGTACTCAGCGAGGAGCCCGTCTCAATCTTCTCGCATTCTGGATATGCGTCGTCCGGCCTGACCTCGAGCAATAGCGGCGGTCTTTGGGGCGGCGCAACTCACCAGCACGCCAACGGCGGTGCAGAAGAGTTGAGCGGTCTGAAGGAGCGGCTCcagagagaaaaggccaaTGCCGAGCGAGACGACAAGATCTTGCAAGAGTTTGACGGGGGCTTTGTCACGCAAGTGTACAACTACCTGTCGCTAGGCTATCCCGCCATGGCGCGCGGctttgatgaagagctcTCTCGAATCAGCCATATCGGCATCGATCAGCTGCGAAGGGACGACGCGAAGCAAATGGCCAAGGGCCACATGGTGGAGGTGAGGGTGGACGAGTCCGCCCCTGAGGAGGAGAGATGCCCGAGATGGGTGGCGCTACGATCCTACATTACCGAGTGGGCGAGACAGCACCCAGATCTGGACAATCTCGACCCATTGGCCTGGGGTGTGCGCGAGAGGAGAGGCAGTTGGGCCATCTAA